From the genome of Thauera chlorobenzoica:
CATCGGTTCGCGTTGGTCGCGGTTTCGTCGCACGCGCCCTGGGCTGGGTGGGCAATGGCACTTGGCGGCTGCCGCTGGCGCTGACGCTGGGTATCGCGCTGTCGATCGTGGCAGTGGCGGGGTGGTCGGTCGGCGAACAGCGGCTGGCACGCGTCGACCCCGCGCAGGCTGCGGCGGCCCTCCCTTCGCGGGAAATCGCGTTGGCGATGACGGGGCATGTCGCCGGGCTTCTCGGCGAAGCCGGGGCAACGGCTCCGCCCGCTCCGGCGGCGCTGGCGCGGCCGCGGGCGCTTTCGGAGCCGCCGCTGCTTGCGGCGCTGAGCATGGCGCTGCTGGTGGCGGTGCTGTGGCTGGCGCTCGTCCTGCGCCGCGAGGAAGCGCGCTTGCACGCGCTCGACGAAGGGGCGCGGCGCGGGCGCGAGCAGATGGTGCTGCTCGAGGGCGAGAAAAAACGTGCCGTCGAGGCGGCGGCCTGCGACCACCTCACCGGGCTGGTCAACCGCAGGGTGTTCAACGAGCTGGGGCAGAAGCACCTGCGGCAGGCGCGCTGGAACGCGCGCCACTATGCGCTGCTGTATCTCGACCTCGACCGCTTCAAGGGCGTCAACGACTCGCTCGGGCATCACGTCGGGGATCTGCTGCTGCAGGCGGTCGCGGCGCGGCTGAGGAAGGCGCTGCGCGCCTCGGACGTGATCGCGCGCATGGGCGGAGATGAATTCGCCATCTTGCTGACCGAGCTTTCGGATGTCGCCGATGCCGAACGGCTTGCCGCCAAGCTCGTGGATGCGATCGGCCAGCCCTGCACCGACCTCGACGGTCACGACCTGCAAGTGGGCACCAGCATCGGGATCGCCGTCTTCCCGCGCGACGGCGTCGATGTCGGCACCCTGTGCCGCAACGCCGACGCGGCGATGTACGAATCCAAGCGCGCGGGCGGCGCCCGCTTCACTTTTTACGACAACTCCCTCAACCGCGCCGGCGACTGGCTGTTCAGCCTCGAGCAGCGCCTGCCGCGGGCGATCGCCGAAGGAGAGCTGGTGCTGCACTTCCAGCCCAAGGTGCGGCTGTCGGATTTTCGCATCGTCGGCCTGGAGGCGCTGGTGCGCTGGCAACATCCCGAGCACGGGCTGATCTTCCCGAAGGACTTCGTCGCGCTTGCCGAGGAGACCGGCCAGATCGTCGAGCTGGGCAAGTGGGTCGTGCGTGCCTGCATCCGGCAACAGGCCGCCTGGCGCGCCGAGGGGCTGACGCTGGTGCCGGTCGCGTTCAACGTTTCCGCCCGCCAGCTGGAGGACGATCACCTGTGCGCCTTCATCCGGGACGAGCTCGAGGCGCACGCGCTCGAAGGCCGGCTGCTCGAGGCGGAGATCACCGAAACCGGGCTGGTGGAATCGGTCGAACAGGCCGGCCGGGTGCTGGCCGCGCTCGAAGGCCTCGGCCTGTCGATCGCCCTCGACGACTTCGGCAGCGGCTTCTCCAACCTGAACTACATCCGCTCGATGCCGATCGGGACGATCAAGATCGACCGCGCCTTCGTGTGCGACATCCGCAACCGCCCCAGCGACGCGGTGATCGTGGAGTCGATCGTCGCCCTGGCGCACAAGCTGGGCCTGTGCGTGGTCGCCGAAGGGGTCGAGACGCTCGAGCAGATCGTCCATCTGAAGACCGCACGGTGCGACGTCGTGCAGGGCTACTACCTCAGCCGCCCGGTGCCGGCCGCGGCCGCGTGCGAGCTGGTCCGCGGCGCCTATGTGAAGCAGGGCTGAGTACGCCCGGGGCTCAGGGGGCGCCGGTCGGGGTGGCGGTCGGGGTGCCGCAGTTTCCCAGCCGGCGGCCGATTTCCTCGGCGCAGGCCTTGACCCGGGTCGCCGTGTCGCCGTCCCAGTCGGGGTCGAAGCTGCCCGCCGGCCCCATCGCGGTGATCGCCAGGGCGAGGCCGCCGGTTGCATTGAACACCGGAGCGCAGAAGGCGTTGATGCCGGGAATCGGATTGCCCAGCGCGCGTGCCAGGCGCTGGCGGCGGACTTCGCCGAGCACTTCGTCAGCGTGGCGCCGGGACAGGCGCAGGGCGGGCTGGTCGGCGGCGGCGAAGCGGCCGAGCTCGTCCTCCACCAGCGGGCGGATGATGCGCTCGGGCAGAAAGGCGGCGAACACGCGCCCGGTGGCCGACAGCAGCAGCGGCGTCATCACCGTTCCGGGGCGCATGTTGACGTGGATCTGCTTGCGGCACTCCTCGATGTGCACGATGGTGGGGCCGAGGTTGCCCCACACCGCGATCGCGACGTTGAGCTCGATGTCGTCGGCGAGCTTCGCCACTTCGGGCATCGCCGCCTTCAGCGGATCGAGCGCGTGCAGCGCGGTGAGGCCGATCTGGAGCGCGAACGGACCCAGCGCGTAGCGTCCGCTGTGGGTGTCCTGCTCGATCAGGCCGAGCTTGCCGAAGCTGACCAGGTAGGGGTGGGCCTTCGCCGGCGGCATCCCGGCTTCGCGGGCGAGATCCTTCAGCATCATCGGCCGGGGGTTGCGTACCAGCGCCTGGAGCAGTGCGCCGCCCACTTCGATCGACTGGATGCCGCGACGGTCGGCGCGTTCGAGCGCGGGCGCGTCCGTCCCCGGCGCCTCCGCCATGTCGTCTGCCTGTGGTCCGGTGTGCTTGCTTTCCGCCATCGTCTTCTCCCAATCGCGCGGATATTAACGTGAAGCCGTCCGCACTGCGCGGCGGCCCGGGGCAATGATGGCTCGTCCGGATGAATTTAACAATATCGAACGTATTGACCATAAGCGAACTCGTGCTTATGATCTGTCCATCGCCCGACCCACAACAGAGAGACCAACATGAACACCAAGCAATTCGCCTCCCAGGCCGACCTCGAGGAAAAGCAGATCAGCTGGGAAAAACTCTCGGACAACGCCTATGCCTACACCGCCGAGGGCGACCCCAACACCGGGGTCATCATCGGCGACGACGGCGTGATGATCATCGACGCCACCGCCACCCCGGTGGCGGCGCAGGGTGTGATCGCCAAGGTGCGCGAGCTCACCGACCTGCCGATCAAGTACGTCGTCCTCACCCACTACCATGCGGTGCGCGTGCTCGGCGCCTCGGGCTACAAGGACGAAGGCCTCGAGCAGATCATCGCCAGCCAGGACACCTACGAGCTCATCAAGGAGCGCGGCCAGCAGGACATGGACTCCGAGATCGGCCGCTTTCCGCGCCTGTTCCAGGCGGTCGAGAGCGTGCCCGGGCTGACCTGGCCGACGATGACCTTCCAGGGCGAGATGACGCTGTGGCTGGGCAAGCTCGAAGTGAAGATCAAGCAGCTCGGCCGCGGCCACACCAAGGGCGACACCATCGTCTATCTGCCGGCGCAGGACATCTGTTTTTCCGGCGACCTGGTCGAGGCCGACGCCGCCTGCTACACCGGCGACGCCTATCTCGCCGACTGGCCGCAGACGCTCGACCGCCTGGCGGCGATGAACTTCGCCAAGCTCGTCCCCGGCCGCGGCCCGGCGCTGATGACGCCGGACAAGGTCCGGGCCGGGCTGGCCTACACCCGCGATTTCGTGTCCACGCTGTTTCGCAGCGCGCAGGAAGCGGTGGCGATGGGCATGGACCTGAAGGCGACGATGGCGCACACGCGCAAGAACATGGACCCGAAGTTCGGCCAGGTCTTCATCTACGAGCACTGCCTGCCGTTCGACGTCACCCGCGCCCATGACGAAGCCGGCGGCATCCGCGATCCGCGCATCTGGACCGCCGAGCGCGACCAGCAGATGTGGCACGCGCTGCAGCAGTAAGGTCCGCGGCCAG
Proteins encoded in this window:
- a CDS encoding MBL fold metallo-hydrolase produces the protein MNTKQFASQADLEEKQISWEKLSDNAYAYTAEGDPNTGVIIGDDGVMIIDATATPVAAQGVIAKVRELTDLPIKYVVLTHYHAVRVLGASGYKDEGLEQIIASQDTYELIKERGQQDMDSEIGRFPRLFQAVESVPGLTWPTMTFQGEMTLWLGKLEVKIKQLGRGHTKGDTIVYLPAQDICFSGDLVEADAACYTGDAYLADWPQTLDRLAAMNFAKLVPGRGPALMTPDKVRAGLAYTRDFVSTLFRSAQEAVAMGMDLKATMAHTRKNMDPKFGQVFIYEHCLPFDVTRAHDEAGGIRDPRIWTAERDQQMWHALQQ
- a CDS encoding IclR family transcriptional regulator, whose amino-acid sequence is MAEAPGTDAPALERADRRGIQSIEVGGALLQALVRNPRPMMLKDLAREAGMPPAKAHPYLVSFGKLGLIEQDTHSGRYALGPFALQIGLTALHALDPLKAAMPEVAKLADDIELNVAIAVWGNLGPTIVHIEECRKQIHVNMRPGTVMTPLLLSATGRVFAAFLPERIIRPLVEDELGRFAAADQPALRLSRRHADEVLGEVRRQRLARALGNPIPGINAFCAPVFNATGGLALAITAMGPAGSFDPDWDGDTATRVKACAEEIGRRLGNCGTPTATPTGAP
- a CDS encoding putative bifunctional diguanylate cyclase/phosphodiesterase; protein product: MASVRVGRGFVARALGWVGNGTWRLPLALTLGIALSIVAVAGWSVGEQRLARVDPAQAAAALPSREIALAMTGHVAGLLGEAGATAPPAPAALARPRALSEPPLLAALSMALLVAVLWLALVLRREEARLHALDEGARRGREQMVLLEGEKKRAVEAAACDHLTGLVNRRVFNELGQKHLRQARWNARHYALLYLDLDRFKGVNDSLGHHVGDLLLQAVAARLRKALRASDVIARMGGDEFAILLTELSDVADAERLAAKLVDAIGQPCTDLDGHDLQVGTSIGIAVFPRDGVDVGTLCRNADAAMYESKRAGGARFTFYDNSLNRAGDWLFSLEQRLPRAIAEGELVLHFQPKVRLSDFRIVGLEALVRWQHPEHGLIFPKDFVALAEETGQIVELGKWVVRACIRQQAAWRAEGLTLVPVAFNVSARQLEDDHLCAFIRDELEAHALEGRLLEAEITETGLVESVEQAGRVLAALEGLGLSIALDDFGSGFSNLNYIRSMPIGTIKIDRAFVCDIRNRPSDAVIVESIVALAHKLGLCVVAEGVETLEQIVHLKTARCDVVQGYYLSRPVPAAAACELVRGAYVKQG